Within the Osmerus mordax isolate fOsmMor3 chromosome 6, fOsmMor3.pri, whole genome shotgun sequence genome, the region CAGGAGGTCCCGGAGGACTTTCTGGAGCGTCCCACACTGCTGTCACCTGAGGAGCTAAAGGCAtcggctggggggagaggagcagctggGGACCACGCCTGGTACTACGAAGGCAGGAACGGCTGGTGGCAGTATGATGAGCGCACCAGTCGTGAGCTGGAGGATGCCTTCTCCAAAGGCAAAAAGACAGCAGAAATGCTGATCGCTGGCTTCCTGTACGTGGCCGACCTGGAAAACATGGTGCAGTACCGCCGCAATGAGCACGGCCGCCGTCGCAAGATCAAGAGGGACGTTATGGACATACCAAAGAAGGGAGTTGCGGGACTGCGTCTGGACACAGAAGCCGGGGCGGCCGGGGGGCGAGATAACTCTGTGGATGGGACTGATGTTGCTGGGGGGCAGCAGGGCCCGTCCACCGCCCCTGCTCCTGCCCGGCCCCCTACCTCCCTGGGGGGTCAGCCCGGAAGCCCCAGCTCCTCCCTGGAGGATGCCTTCGCCCAGTTACACCTCAGCCCCACCGAGGCACCCGAGAGGGCagaggcgggggagggagaggaggaggaagagggggaagccTCTCCCTCTAGGTCTTCAGGCCCTCTCACCTCTGTAGATGAGTCTGGTTCCGGGGGCTGgagtgatgatgaggaggaagaggaaggggatgGGGAATGTGTGGAGCccagagaagagaggcagacCAGGCAAAGACTGAACCCAGAAGACAGGGCTCCTCCTGGGGCAGAGgccccctcttcatcctccagtGTGAGGTCCAGGAGGCCTGATGGACAGTGTACAGTGACTGAAGTGTGAACTGACTTAAAACTCTGCACTGGGTTGACTTTAACGCTCCCTCAGCAAACCTAGGAACTCCAAAACAGGTTCCCTTAGTGCAAGCCGTAAAATCAACAAACTCTTAAGATGCTCCCTATTGTCTTTGATTGTGATAATAAACACGAACTCCCAGTTGATCTCTATAACCAAGTATACTGATGGGCTTTGGATTGAAGTAAAGTCTCCCATAATTGAACTTGTTGCATAACTTTTGAATTATTGTTATTAGGTGTAAGTTGTTGGTTTGTAAACATCCATCATGGCCCTGTGTGTGATTCCCTCATAGAAAAGGAGATTTGTTGTACATCAGAGACAAAAATATGTTGAAAGGAATCAGGTAGTTGATTCTGGTGATGAGTCACTTTCCCATGTGTGGTTCAGTATTTCCCTTAACAGCTATTGAGCTTTAGGCATATCCCACATGACTAGCACTATAGTACAGCCCCAGATCAGAGCCCAGACTAGGCTATTCATAATTAGTATTTTTCTTAATCGAGGGGTATGTGGATTCATGACTCATCTTCAAAACACTGGATTAGTTGATAATTTGTGCATGTTTGGCTAGAAACAGGACTGGTGGAAAGGGCTGATGGTTTAGACTTTCGTTTGAGTCTGtttgctttgtttgttttttctctgGTTGTGAGTTCTGTCATGTGATAATATAAGACAATACAAGGAGAGCATCTATTGCTAGTTGCTGTCTCCCACGGATATTTGAagttttaaatataatttttatACTTCTTAACCGTTCCTTGTCTTTTGTCCAAGCTCAATTTTAGACTCTTCTGACAAAAATAAAGGTAATATAACTCTTGactgtaatgtttttttctttgtaaCCTTTTGCTACGCGTAACTTAAATAAAACATCATTTCATCAACTTCAAAATGGGATTTCTCTTGTTCTGGGTTGATGGGGTTCACAGAAAACAACTAAGCTCTCATGGTGTGATATTTGTATGGTGAGTCAGCCAGAACTTAGATGTGGGTCTAATCACTTTTCAAGGTTTTAAAGGTTATCAAACCAATGTACACATAAAAGATGAGACAACCAGATAGAAATCGAAGAACATGCCTTTCCTCATTTCAGCCTGTTATTGCTATTCCTGCCAGCTGCCAactacagttttttttacaatcactGAAAAGAAAATTCAATACAATTTTAACTCTCAACACACCTACAACACACGATTGGCAAAACGGTTAATTTCATGCTTAAAATCACACACTGTAAATTAAACGctaaacacaaaaatacacttaACAACTcaccatgtctaccaaaacACTAACGCATGTTCTCTTTCAACAGAAACAgtcaatcatagcacaatgtcataaaaacactaacatcagatggaattacagaaactgcattcTTTTATGTGTCAGGTTTCACAGTATATGGATCATAGATTGTGTtttgcaatgcagtttcttATGAAACCTcgacatttttgttttgttgggtttagtaaatgcatgcatttagtTTCTTTTGCTGTAGAAATTCAGTacaaaaaatgaatgacccatctcagagtagctttatagaatgtacggtttatgaaaaaagaagacaattgctgcagtaaaggcttcatttgcaacagGAAATTACTGCAAGATAACAGAAATATGCAATGTAGCTGTCATTTACAGTATTTCATCAGACCCTAGCTCTTGACCTTCTTTGAGTGCCACCACGCAttctaactcctctctctctcccgtgcccttgtcccactcctctcctttgtcctggtacttgtcttcctctccctagtGCAGGCATTTTTCTTACTTTCTTTGTGTTGCtctatattgttctttttcctCACAAGGTCAGCCCAAAGAGGTCCTCTTTATATACCATATGGTGATGCGATTGAAAGAAGCTCAACACCTGAGTGTTTCCTagttgggaatcagctgtgatttGTTTGCATAATTTCAACCAGCTGTTAgcaatggaataaaatacaggggatatatttgtgtttcaattcacattatgaacagctgttcactttgactttagccaataagttaggttttgaacatgatgatatctgttctgacatacagtgtgaaagcaatggtaaattgggcagtaaaaatcgattgttttggtcttggtttagcttgtgtgtaaatgaagttcaagcatttaaaatttgtgtttactccatgcattttgtgtcaaagcaacaagaaatgtgttaattgtatagccAACACAGATGTATGTTGAGCTAACTGtgtcaagagtttaggaaacttgtgaaaggagacatgacatggtgtttttggatgcttttatataggccttagtggtcccctaatactgtatcagaagtctctttcccgaaatgcAGCCtttgtgcagaattacagccactactagcagtcccacaaggagctttcctcagaacgcgctgttttggtgtctgtagctttaaatgctaatgaggagcggaggggctgCACCATGCGctgatgtttacaatggatgtatcgcaatggctgtagccccgttgctgtaaaatgcctcgaatttgcccattctcatctgataaccctggtttgcagaggtacacactcagtcatttcaatgacgggaaaggcggatatctcgcgcgccataacaccaacagcagaacggttatccaaataacagagaagtgtacaacactcacgttacagcatgtgtattcacacacatacttgatgctatctacctttacatttgcgaca harbors:
- the LOC136944910 gene encoding E3 ubiquitin-protein ligase rnf146-like translates to MASCGEVDHTVSSLPSSKKGGGSGESCSGSSGSSPALPVPECAICLQSCVHPVQLPCRHVFCFLCVKGASWQSKRCALCRQEVPEDFLERPTLLSPEELKASAGGRGAAGDHAWYYEGRNGWWQYDERTSRELEDAFSKGKKTAEMLIAGFLYVADLENMVQYRRNEHGRRRKIKRDVMDIPKKGVAGLRLDTEAGAAGGRDNSVDGTDVAGGQQGPSTAPAPARPPTSLGGQPGSPSSSLEDAFAQLHLSPTEAPERAEAGEGEEEEEGEASPSRSSGPLTSVDESGSGGWSDDEEEEEGDGECVEPREERQTRQRLNPEDRAPPGAEAPSSSSSVRSRRPDGQCTVTEV